The genomic region ACAGGCGACCCGTGGCCGCGCCGGTCTGGTGGAAGCTGGTGTGCACCCGCCGGGTGTCGGGGTGGATGGCCTCGGGCAGCTTGTCGGTGTAGGTGCCGCGCAGCTTGGCGAGACTGCGGTAGTCCAGGATCAGCTTGGGCAGCTCGTGGCGATCGGCGATGGCTTCCAGCGCTTCCTCGTTGGTGCTGGGCGCGCCGCCGGGCGTCTTCACCAGGGCCGGCAGGCCGAGCTCGTCGAACAGCAGGGCGCCGAGCTGTTTGGGCGAGTCGAAGTTGAAGCTGCGCCCGGCCAGCTCGAAGCCGCGCTTCTGCAGCTCCAGCATGCGGCGGCCCAGGTCCTGGCTCTGCCGGCGCAGTTCGTCGGCGTCGATCAACACGCCGGCGGCCTCCATGTCGGCCAGCACCTGCACCAGCGGCAGCTCGATCTCGCGATACACCTTGGCGAGCGTCGGCTCGGCCTCGAGCTTTGGCCACAGGGTCTGATGCAGGCGCAGGGTGATGTCGGCATCTTCGGCCGAGTAGTCGCGCGCGACTTCGAGATCGACCTCGGCAAACGAGATCTGCTTGGCACCCTTGCCCGCGACCTCGCTGTACGCGATCGGCGTGTAGCCCAGGTAGTTCTTCGCCAGCGAATCCATGTCATGGCGACTGGCGGTGGAGTTCAGCACGAAGCTCTCGAGCATGCTGTCGTGCGTCAGGCCGCGCAGTTGCACGCCGTGCTGGCGCAGCACGTGGATGTCGTACTTGGCGTTCTGCGCGAGCTTCGGTCTTGATGCGTCTTCCAGCACCGGTTTGAGCTTGGCGAGCACCGCGACGCGATCGAGCTGGGCCGGCGCGCCCGGATAGACATGCGCCACCGGGATGTAGGCGCCTTCGCCTGCGCGCGTCGAAAACGCCAGGCCGACCAGCTCGGCGCGCAGCGCATCGAGGCTGGTGGTCTCGGTGTCGAAGCAGATCAGCTCAGCGATTTCGAGCTCGCGGATCAGCGCGTCGAGATCGTCCTCGCTGAGGATCAATCGATAGCTGCCGCGCGCCTGTGCCGGCAGATCCGCGGCGGGCGCGGCGGTGGCGACGCTGGAGCCCGCGCTCGCCGGCGTCGAAGGACTGCCGCCGTTGCCGGTCTCCAGATCGCGCAGTGCGGCATTGAAGCCGTAGCGTGCGTAGAGCTGCTTCAGCGCCTCGACATCGCGCGGGCGCAGCTTGAGCTCGGTCGGGCCGCGATCGAGCTCGACCGCGGTGAGGATGGTGGTGAGCTGGCGGTTGAGCGGCAGCCGCGGCAGGGCGGCGCGCAGGTTCTCGCCGATCTTGCCGCCCATCGTCGGCGCGGCTTCGATCACGCCATCGAGCGTGCCGAACTCGCCCAGCCACTTGGCCGCCGTCTTCGGGCCGCATTTGTCGACGCCCGGGATGTTGTCCACGGTGTCGCCCATCAGCGCGAGGTAGTCGATGATCTGGTCGGGCCGCACGCCGAACTTCTCGACGACGCCGGCTTCGTCGAGACGCGAGCCGCTCATGGTGTTGACCAGGG from Lysobacterales bacterium harbors:
- the polA gene encoding DNA polymerase I, whose amino-acid sequence is MDKLILIDGSSYLYRAFHALPPLSNAAGEPTGALFGVVNMLRATLKEGPTYAAFVMDASGPTFRDALYPEYKANREAMPDDLRAQIEPMMAIVEALGFPILRVPGVEADDVIGTLATRAAAEGIEVEVSTSDKDFAQLVRPGITLVNTMSGSRLDEAGVVEKFGVRPDQIIDYLALMGDTVDNIPGVDKCGPKTAAKWLGEFGTLDGVIEAAPTMGGKIGENLRAALPRLPLNRQLTTILTAVELDRGPTELKLRPRDVEALKQLYARYGFNAALRDLETGNGGSPSTPASAGSSVATAAPAADLPAQARGSYRLILSEDDLDALIRELEIAELICFDTETTSLDALRAELVGLAFSTRAGEGAYIPVAHVYPGAPAQLDRVAVLAKLKPVLEDASRPKLAQNAKYDIHVLRQHGVQLRGLTHDSMLESFVLNSTASRHDMDSLAKNYLGYTPIAYSEVAGKGAKQISFAEVDLEVARDYSAEDADITLRLHQTLWPKLEAEPTLAKVYREIELPLVQVLADMEAAGVLIDADELRRQSQDLGRRMLELQKRGFELAGRSFNFDSPKQLGALLFDELGLPALVKTPGGAPSTNEEALEAIADRHELPKLILDYRSLAKLRGTYTDKLPEAIHPDTRRVHTSFHQTGAATGRLSSSDPNLQNIPIRTEDGRRIRRAFIAPPGSKLVACDYSQIELRIMAHLSEDSGLLSAFAGGQDVHRATAAEVFGVPLADVGADQRRAAKAINFGLMYGMSAFGLAKQLGIDRGEAQDYIALYFARYPGVQGYMERVRQQAREFGYVETVFGRRLYLNDIHARQQGLRAGAERAAVNAPMQGSAADIIKRAMLDLHAWLGTQDGRARMVLQVHDELVFECREDFVDTLVAEAKRRMQAAAELRVPLTVEAGVGDNWDEAH